One Malania oleifera isolate guangnan ecotype guangnan chromosome 10, ASM2987363v1, whole genome shotgun sequence genomic region harbors:
- the LOC131166025 gene encoding uncharacterized protein LOC131166025, which translates to MAESSSYTSLPTSHLLGSVPAAVSEEKKTTTYEVPEANLQIFPPNDGNRGRGYQTLESPSDGAGQQSTNNWKGVFNVSSYAQYFNVDTDIVLNRISSSFYPFGGDFFNKIDANPDLYGLIWISTTLVFVIASLGNCATYLTHKQSDSSTSWSFDVSYLSLAAWSVYGYTIAVPVAFYFLLQYLGSNASLVRFWCMWGYSLSLFVLSSFLLVIPVEFLRWVIIILTGVASACFVAANLRSYIEGSDLTLIVIASFVLQVGLALFIKVEFFP; encoded by the exons atggCCGAATCTTCGTCTTACACCAGTCTCCCCactagccacttgcttggctcaGTCCCT GCTGCTGTTAGTGAAGAAAAAAAGACGACTACCTATGAGG TCCCTGAAGCAAATTTGCAAATATTTCCTCCAAATGATGGAAACAGAGGACGTGGATATCAAACTCTTGAAAGTCCAAGCG ATGGAGCTGGGCAGCAGTCGACAAACAATTGGAAGGGAGTGTTTAATGTCTCATCATATGCCCAATATTTTAATGTGGACACAGATATTGTATTAAACAGAATCTCAAGTTCCTTCTATCCCTTTGGTGGAGATTTTTTCAATAAGATTGATGCTAACCCGGATCT ATATGGGTTAATCTGGATATCCACTACATTGGTATTTGTGATTGCATCCCTTGGAAACTGTGCCACATACCTTACTCACAAACAGAGTGACAGCAGTACCTCTTGGAGCTTTGATGTCAGTTATTTAAGTTTGGCGGCATGGTCTGTCTATGGTTATACAATTGCAGTGCCAGTGGCATTCTATTTCTTGCTTCAGTATTTGGGTTCAAATGCTAGCCTTGTGCGCTTTTGGTGCATGTGgggatactctctctctctctttgtcctCAGTTCT TTTCTTTTGGTTATCCCTGTCGAGTTTCTCCGTTGGGTCATCATCATCCTCACTGGTGTGGCATCGGCTTGCTTTGTTGCCGCCAACCTCAGGTCTTATATTGAGGGGAGTGATCTTACTTTGATTGTGATTGCTTCATTTGTCTTGCAAGTGGGTTTGGCACTATTCATCAAGGTTGAGTTCTTCCCATAA